In Syntrophales bacterium, the sequence TTTAATTACTTTTTAGATGTTATAACCTCATTAAATATTCTTATCATATCGTGATGATTCCTTTTGGTGGAATAATCCTGACCAATACGAAAAGCTTCTTTAGACATTTTTTTGCGATTTTCATAAGCCATCAATAAATTCATCTTGTCCGCCAGATCTGCCGGGTCAGGAGGATGAGTAATTATGTAACCGTTCTCACCGTCCGTTATAATACCGGAGGCACCGTTGGCTGTTGTTGTGATTGACGGAAGACCGCATGCCATTGCCTCTATTACAACGAGGGAGCATGCGTCGTAATATGTCGGAAGGACAAACACGTCGCTGTTTGCGTAATACTCTTCCGTGGAGCGAATCTGTCCAGTAAAAATTATCATATCTTCAAGATTGAGATTTTTGATTTGCCTTGAAAGAGATCCATAAGGCAACCCACCTATAACTATGATTTTAAAATTGTTCTTTCCGGAAATTTTCAGTTTGGATGCTGCTTCTACGAGGGATTCTATTCCCTTTTTTTTCAAGTCATATGAAATAAATAAGAAAACGACATCGTCCTCTTTTATCCCCAATTGCTTTCGAAGCGGGCCCCTAAGCTCATGATATAAATTACGGTTATATCGAGAGGTATCGACACCATTATATACAACTTCAATTTCTGTACCTTTCACTCTGAAAAAAGACTCCATGTCGGTTTTTATCATTTGAGAAATCGCCACTATTCTTGGCCGTGGGTCAAGTCGAAA encodes:
- a CDS encoding glycosyltransferase family 4 protein; translation: FRLDPRPRIVAISQMIKTDMESFFRVKGTEIEVVYNGVDTSRYNRNLYHELRGPLRKQLGIKEDDVVFLFISYDLKKKGIESLVEAASKLKISGKNNFKIIVIGGLPYGSLSRQIKNLNLEDMIIFTGQIRSTEEYYANSDVFVLPTYYDACSLVVIEAMACGLPSITTTANGASGIITDGENGYIITHPPDPADLADKMNLLMAYENRKKMSKEAFRIGQDYSTKRNHHDMIRIFNEVITSKK